In Malus sylvestris chromosome 16, drMalSylv7.2, whole genome shotgun sequence, the following are encoded in one genomic region:
- the LOC126606637 gene encoding 1-aminocyclopropane-1-carboxylate oxidase homolog 1-like produces MVTKTRADERDGSGAKLSIPTIDLHGIDTDSVLRAQVVEKIRYACEKWGFFQVTNGIPVDVLDRMVHGIREFHEKDNDVKKELCSMDTGNQEQYLSSNRFHKSKRGNWRDTFVCYRSLNPPKPEELPPVCREIVIEYSKQVKDLGITLFELLSEALRMNPNKLKHMDCAEEFSIYGHYYPPCPKQELTIGTDQHTDGSLITILLQDQVGGLQVLYENRWVNVPPMQGALVINVGDLLQLVTNDKFISVNHRVIAQSVGPRVSVASFFMPDARPGNSNVYGPIKELLSEENPQIYREANIEDYLKHYLSERVKGNSALSQFKL; encoded by the exons ATGGTCACCAAAACAAGAGCAGACGAGAGGGATGGAAGTGGTGCCAAACTCAGTATTCCCACCATTGATCTTCATGGCATTGATACCGACTCAGTTTTACGAGCACAAGTCGTCGAGAAAATTCGATATGCATGCGAGAAGTGGGGTTTCTTTCAGGTTACAAATGGAATTCCCGTTGATGTTTTGGACAGGATGGTACATGGAATACGTGAGTTTCATGAGAAGGATAATGATGTTAAGAAAGAGTTGTGCTCAATGGATACTGGGAACCAGGAGCAGTACCTGTCCAGTAATCGTTTCCACAAATCCAAAAGAGGAAACTGGAGGGATACGTTTGTGTGTTATCGGTCGCTTAATCCACCCAAACCCGAGGAATTACCCCCAGTGTGCAG AGAAATAGTGATTGAGTACTCAAAACAAGTGAAGGATTTGGGAATTACGTTGTTTGAGTTGCTGTCTGAGGCTCTTCGGATGAATCCCAACAAACTTAAACACATGGATTGCGCTGAGGAGTTTTCTATTTATGGTCACTACTACCCACCATGCCCTAAACAAGAATTGACTATAGGCACCGATCAACACACCGATGGCAGTTTAATCACCATACTTTTACAAGACCAAGTGGGTGGCCTCCAAGTTTTGTATGAGAATCGATGGGTTAATGTTCCTCCCATGCAAGGAGCTCTTGTTATCAATGTAGGAGACCTTCTGCAG CTCGTGACAAATGACAAGTTTATCAGTGTTAATCACAGAGTTATAGCGCAGAGTGTAGGCCCAAGAGTTTCTGTGGCAAGCTTTTTCATGCCAGATGCTCGGCCAGGAAATTCAAATGTCTATGGACCAATCAAGGAGTTGTTATCAGAAGAAAATCCCCAGATATACCGAGAAGCTAATATTGAAGATTATCTTAAACACTACCTCTCGGAAAGGGTTAAAGGAAACTCCGCATTATCACAGTTCAAACTGTGA